A window of Nodosilinea sp. PGN35 genomic DNA:
GCTGTGGTAGAAGCCGCTGACGCGATGGTGAAAGCAGCGCGGGTTACCCTGGTGGGCTACGAAAAAATCGGTAGTGGACGGGTCACCGTGATTGTGCGGGGCGATGTATCTGAGGTACAGGCTTCGGTCTCCGCAGGCATTGAGTCTGCTAAGCGCGTCAACGGAGGCGAAGTGCTATCGACTCACATCATTGCTCGCCCCCACGAAAACCTTGAGTTTGTGCTGCCCATTCGCTACACCGAGGCCGTAGAGCAGTTTCGCACCTAGGGTTTAGACCACCGGTTTTTTGAGACCTATTCGTTCTAAGGTTTAGAGGTCTACCTGAGCGGGGTGTCCGGCTCGGAAAGGGTCTCATTTAGCATTCGTTTGAGCTTCTGTATTCTCTGAAAGTAAGGCGTATAACAGTATGGCAATTGCAGTTGGTATGGTTGAGA
This region includes:
- a CDS encoding carbon dioxide-concentrating mechanism protein CcmK, with protein sequence MPIAVGMIETLGFPAVVEAADAMVKAARVTLVGYEKIGSGRVTVIVRGDVSEVQASVSAGIESAKRVNGGEVLSTHIIARPHENLEFVLPIRYTEAVEQFRT